GTAAACGATGCCAGCAGGTGGATATCTATACCGGGTACCGGCCTTACTTTCCAAACATCCGATTTGGCGAAGTTGGCTTTAATTACTTATTTGGCCCGTACCTTATCGCGCAAGCAAGAAAATATTAAGGATGTTAAAAACTCCTTCATCCCTATTATGGGTTCGGTTTGCATTGTGTTTATACTGATAGCGCTGGCCAACCTTTCTACCGCACTGATGCTGTTTGGAGTGAGCATATTATTGTTGATCATAGGGCGTATCAGTATTAAGCAAATAGCGGTAGTATGTTTAGCAGGAGCGGTATTATTATCGGGTGTGGTGTTTTTAGGGCCACGCCGTGCAACTTATGTATCGCGTATACATGCCTACATGCACCCCGAGGCAGCTGATAAGGATAAATCCTTCCAGTCTGACCACTCTAAGATAGCGATAGCCACAGGTGGTATAGTAGGTAAAGGCCCGGGCAACAGTACCGAGCGTAACTACCTGCCGCACCCCTATTCGGATTTTATATATGCCACGATAGTAGAAGAATACGGATTGATAGGCGGTTTTACCCTGGTAGGCATATACCTTTTCCTGCTGTTCCGTTGTATTAAGATTGTAACCAAAGCACCAAAAGCGTTTGGCGCCTTATTAGCGGCAGGTTTAAGTTTTAGCTTAACCATACAGGCATTTGCCAATATGGCGGTGGCGGTAGGTTTGGGCCCGGTAACAGGGGTGCCTTTACCACTGGTAAGTATGGGTGGTACATCTATACTGTTTACCAGCATAGCGTTCGGAATTATCCTATCGGTAAGTAGGGATATTGATGAGCCTAAAAAGGTAGTGGTGGGAGAAATTAGAGAGGTAGCTTAAAAGAGAATCAAGAAGTAAGATTCAAGAAGCAAGAGACAAGATAAAAATATAGAATCGGTGAAAGCAAAAAGAATAATCATTAGCGGCGGCGGCACAGGGGGGCATATCTTCCCGGCTATTGCTATTGCCAATGCCTTAAAAAAGCTTGATCCGGCTACCGAGATATTGTTTGTAGGTGCCAGCGGCCGTATGGAGATGGAAAAAGTGCCGGCTGCAGGATATAAAATTATAGGTTTAGATATACAGGGCATACAGCGTAAATCGGTATGGAAAAATGTAATGTTCCCTATCAAATTATTAAGAAGTGTGCGCCGGTCGGTTAAAATTATAAAAGATTTTAAACCCGACGCGGCGGTAGGTGTGGGTGGTTATGCATCGGGGCCGTTGTTATACGCGGCATCAATAAGTGGTGTACCCACTTTGATACAGGAACAAAACTCTTATGCCGGCATCACCAATAAATGGTTAGGTGCTAAGGCAAAAAAAATATGCGTGGCTTTTGATGGGATGGAGAAATTTTTCCCGGCCAATAAGATCATCAAAACAGGCAACCCTATTCGCAAGGAATCGGTAGATATTGCCGGTAAGCAAATGCAGGCATTAGAATTATATAAGCTTTCGTCGTTTAAAAAAACAATACTGGTAACGGGTGGAAGTTTAGGTGCGCGCACTTTAAACAACAGTATACTGGCC
This portion of the Inquilinus sp. KBS0705 genome encodes:
- a CDS encoding cell division protein FtsW, translated to MNQILSNVKGDRWIWLIVILLSVISLLAVYSSTGTLAYKRGVGAESILMKHLAMVVGGIALMYISHRLDYRYYAGISKILMAITIPLLLYTLLFGNHVNDASRWISIPGTGLTFQTSDLAKLALITYLARTLSRKQENIKDVKNSFIPIMGSVCIVFILIALANLSTALMLFGVSILLLIIGRISIKQIAVVCLAGAVLLSGVVFLGPRRATYVSRIHAYMHPEAADKDKSFQSDHSKIAIATGGIVGKGPGNSTERNYLPHPYSDFIYATIVEEYGLIGGFTLVGIYLFLLFRCIKIVTKAPKAFGALLAAGLSFSLTIQAFANMAVAVGLGPVTGVPLPLVSMGGTSILFTSIAFGIILSVSRDIDEPKKVVVGEIREVA
- the murG gene encoding undecaprenyldiphospho-muramoylpentapeptide beta-N-acetylglucosaminyltransferase; protein product: MKAKRIIISGGGTGGHIFPAIAIANALKKLDPATEILFVGASGRMEMEKVPAAGYKIIGLDIQGIQRKSVWKNVMFPIKLLRSVRRSVKIIKDFKPDAAVGVGGYASGPLLYAASISGVPTLIQEQNSYAGITNKWLGAKAKKICVAFDGMEKFFPANKIIKTGNPIRKESVDIAGKQMQALELYKLSSFKKTILVTGGSLGARTLNNSILAGLDKIIAADVQVIWQTGKFYYKSILEQLGSNVNPNICVVEFLNRMDLAYAAADVIISRAGAGTIAELCVVKKPVILVPSPNVSEDHQTKNALALVQETAAVFVADRDAEVKLIDKALELLKDKDLQKKLSNNIAKLALPQADEVIAKEVIQITINN